The region TGTCAATAATCAATCACACTCGGACCCGTTTACCCAGAGTTCCACATTCACAGATAAATCTGAAAAACTACATTGGATTGAACAGCAGTGATTGACAGTCGCCATGGAAACACCTTGAAAAACATTCATGGAACACCGACCTCCGATTGGTCCCTTTCTGTTGCCGTAGCAGCATCACCTGTTGAAACAGGTTAaacttcagtgttttctcttatttttcttcatttttaatataaatttctttttcacctttgacctttgacctgttaGCTTCACTCTCTGGAAGACAAACAatggaaaagtataaaaatcgGATGATTTGCGTTTGTAAATGTTGtaactgtttctctctctctcgtgtcTAAATTAATTTCCCGCCTCTGTTGTCGTTGTTTTTCCAGCGCTGACGCCGTGTTCTTAGTCGATCTCCACGCGGTAAGCGTTAATTTCCATTGGCCGCAGGCGAGTAATGTGCGGTAGCTGCTGTTGCCGGGCGGACTCCGGTTCGTCGTCTTCACGCAGCAGCGTGAGGCCGGACTGACGGACAGAACGAAACTGGAGCGGAGAGAAAAGATCGTCCAGATTcacctggaaacagaaaaacgACGCGAAACCGAATcagcaaactttaaaaaagaGCAAGTCTGtttcaaatggaaaaatgaaaaacaacaaagggttaaagtttgatttttctctgctgctcgtTTGAACTTTTCCTGTCAGGTGATGTTTGGTAGGAAGCTCCGACAGACACGCCCCCCCGACACACACCAAACAGCTCacaatgcctgtgtgtgtgtgtgtgtgtgtgcgcgcgctgcGTGCACCTCCTCGTGCGCGCTCCACGTGCATGGAGGCAGGGGCTCGGGGGCGGAGCTGCAGTCAAAGCCCttcctgtggaggaggagagccaCTTCCTGTGACGGgctttctgcttcctgtttacAGAAGGTTCAGGTTTTAGCTCGAagtcattaaaacattttttaatgaagatTTGAATCATTTCTTGTGTCTGAATTATAAAGAGACTGAAAACTGAAGCTAGCTTAGCAACACACAGCTACAGACATCCCAGAATGCATCACTCTCTGTAAAATACAGCAGCTAAAAAGCATTTTCAGGCCATTTTGGGTTTTCCCAGGTGTTTCCAGGTGTAGTCCTCACCTGTGCGTCCTCCAGCGTCCTCAGGTTCAGCAGGTGAATGTCGCACGGCAGTGACGAGCGGAGTGGATGAAAGGGGCGGAGCTTCGGCAGCCGGCTGTCGCTGGGGGCGACCATGGTGACTGGCGGGTGGCAGAGGGAGAGCGAGGTCAGGTGGGCGAGAAGTGACAGGTTTTCAACCGAAGCTCCTCCCACttcctgtcagaaaaaaataaagccaaaaatcaaatcttgtgttttattgaacTGGGAGAACTGGTTCCCTCAGACCTCGGGCTGTGAAACACCTGATCCCAATCAGAGCAGTGAGGTAAACACAGGTGGGTCTTTACCTGACACCCTGAGCTTACGGATCACAGACGTGTTTGTGTGACAGGTCATGTGATCCGTGTAACAGCCGGGATTCAAATGAAatacagaataataaaaaaactcTGATGTTTCCACATATTCATAATGTGGGCCCCGCCTCCTCACCTGGGCCACGCCACTcctgtcctccagcagcaggtggaagagACTCCCTGTCAGCTTATTGTCGGTGACGCCCTGACCGAGGCCGCGGTTGTCATCCTGCTGCAGCCTCCGGTCCAGCACCACCTCCAGCTCACctgaagaggtcagaggtcaacagaGATGTTGATTAATGGGCAGAAAACTGTTCACAgggcaacaaaagaaaaagaaaaagtctgacCTGGTCTGAGCGAAGCGACGGCCTGACTCTGAGCCGACAGCAGCGACAGACGAGACGTCGAGTCCTGAAGGAATGACGACGAGCTCATCGGGTAAAAGTTTGCCTGCAGGGGGAGCTTCGCCAGGGTCCGCCTCTGCTGCATCTGTAACCAATCAATAATAAATACACTATCGCTAAACAATATCAGTCACAGTAATGGAACAATCTGATTGGCCAGCACAACAGTGGCCACATAAAACAGTAGAAACCTGGAAACCGTTGAGGTCGGAGTAGAAGCGGTTGCCGTTGGCAACATCTGTGACAAGCCGCATGACGAGCTCAcggttgacctctgacctgacgTCCACCATGTTGGAAATCTCCAGggatctcccagcatgccctggggcagagagagacaggacacATTCAGCTTCCTGGTCTGAAGGGCTGGACAAAAGGTTAATCAGCCGTTCCAGGCTCTTTACCGTCCAGGTGGTAGAGTCGCACTGTGTGCGTGAAGTGtcggaaacaggaagtgatgtcagagaAGATGGGACCTCTGGAGACTCGAACCAGGGGGGCCTCTGAGGACGAGTAGGGCTGCAGGGGGGCGAGAGACATTCACAATGAATCAGACAAGAGAGACACATTTAGTCCTGCTCTGACTGGTTTGTGGTCCTGGTCTTACCTgggccccctcctcctctggcagGAATAAGTAGGCTCCACTCTTGTCCTGGTTCACTCCGGTTCTGGTTCCATACCACAGAAACTGGACTTGGACCTGACGGGCCAGACTGGACTGCAGGCGGAGCctcttcatttcaaaataaaacacgtgtaacatgtatatgtatatcagtgtataaacacacacgtacatattAATGTGTCATCAACACGTTTCATAAACAAacaacttatttatttatatttataattttttgacatttgaaattCTGACCTGTAGCAGGCCGGTCTCCGAGGAGCTCCATATCTGGACGTGCCTGTTGCTAAGCGACAGGGGGGCGTCAGTCTCAGGTCCTTGGGGCTGGGACACCTGGAAGTGTTTGGTGTGGACGGTTGGCTGGTTGCCACGACGATGAAAGGTGTACCGTGCCCGGTGGGTGGAGCCAGCTGGCGCTTTGGTCACATGGTACACGAcgagtgacagaggaggaagttCAGCGACGAAGGAGAGCTGCAGGGACGACACGCGacgtgaagtgaagtgaaaccaAGACTAACACACATCGTTCATATTAAATGAACTAATAACGTGTTCTGCACCTGGAACGCTTCTGTGGACGCTCGGGTTGGCTCCGCCCACACTGCAGAGATCTGCACAGCCGTTGGTCGACCTGTTTCTGCATCAACAACACGAGCGTCCGGAGAGTCGACGACGATGCTGATGACGGACGTTTGGAGCTGCTCCGTCGGGTTAAAGatgatcagagacctgaaaCGCAAAACAGATTCTGTTTGTCGCAGAATGTAACCTCGAAGAAAGAAACACTCAGTTTTCATGGagctgaacaaaacaaatgtttactTCTCCTTgtcaataaataaacagaaatgaagTAATATTGACTGTAAGCCCCGCCCCTTACCTGGGCTCATCACTGAGCACGAGCGACATCTTCTGAGGCAGAGCATCCTGAGCTGGGATCACGTCGTCCTGAGGAAACAGCAGAGCTCAGGTCAGTGTCAGCTGAGGTCTGACGGCTTCATCcacaaccaaaaccaaaaccacctCCACACAGGAAGTGTGCAGACTCAGGGTAAAACAGGGGatagggtcagaggtcaccatATGCAGGAAGGGTGCTGACTGGTCGTGGTGGTACTGGCTCTTGTCTTGTAGGAGCAGCCAGTGGGCGGAGCTCTGTAGCACCTGCCGCAGGTTCAGGATGGAGTGAAACAACCTGTAAAACAAACTTATTTCAGTTCAGCTCGTTTCCTTTGATCCGTttctacactgtaaaaaaataagTCTGAGACGCTAACAGAACAAATGTGAGTGATGGGAAATTAATGTTAGATGCTAATGCTAAATGAGTGAGTATGATGGGAGGCTAAAGCTAATCACTAACTGCTCACACTAAACGAGGCGGTACCTTTTACCGTTGCCGGTGACGATGCCGTCCTTCAACAGAGAGCATGGAGaaataaatgagacaaaaacatgcTAATGCTAAAGACTTAGCAGTTCCAGGTGCTGATTTaccttttttattctttaaaccTTGATTtaagctaacatgctaacaccAGGTTTTCATGCTAACATATCTTACACACTGTGTACTGTCAAACTAATGTTCCTCCATTCCTGATCACAGCAAtatgctaacaggctaaaatGCTAGTGTGCTAACAGCAAGTAGCCACCTGGTGCCGTAGTCAACCACCACAGGGTCACGGGCGGTGCCAGTGACGGCATCATGGTGCTGGAAGAGAGCCAGGTTCCGCCTCCCCGCTGTGAGACGCTTGAAGTGCTCGTGTGAAGGAAAACCCGCGACCGGATGACTGTCGCCACGGAAACGGCGCATTTCGGCCAGCGTCAGGCTGAAGAGGATTTCTGTGGCTCTGTCAGAACGAGATGTAAAGATGAATTTCAAACGTAGAaacttacaaaataaatatcaatacagtttgaataaaaatattatgacAAACACCCTCGTCAAAATgtaatcgaaggcaactggacttgtatttgtctgggaagacgtttcgcctcacGGCACCGCCTGTGACCCATGCATTggcatacgaactgatgaagccccttggataagagatgaaacgtcttcccagacaaatacaagtccagttgccgTCGATtaaatttgagagagagagaacaatgacctggatgaatgagaacattcacagacattatgacaaacagaaaaattagaaaaatatagTCATGTAAAAAAGTACAAAGGAACAAGTGGAATAAGTGTGATCATGAAAGgaaaaaacttttctttaaaaaaagaaaaattcctTTGGGTTGAGACGGATCAGAATAAACAGAAAGTAACTTTATGCTccaaagaaatgagagaaagaaaaaagcttcacaaattaaaacGACGACTCTGaatcacacacaacaaacaggaaGACGTACCTGAGCGTGGCCTCCAGCGTTCGGTCCAGGCGTTTGTAAAACGGTCTGGAGGTGAAGTACCCGCTCCAATAATGATCGTCACGGTCGGCGTAGGTGAAGAAGTCGCCGCGAAGTGTCGGCAGAGTCGTTCCCGCCGCATTCAGACGGCGATGAAGAGCCTGGAAGTAATCTGACAGAGTCCCGAAACGAGCCTGGAAACAGGAAGGAGACGAAGAAGAACTTGTGAATTTACATAatcagactgaaactgaaacgACGAACACTGATGAAGAAGGACGagaaaaacagcatcagcagGAAACAGCACTCGAACAGGCGGCGGCTGAAGGTGGGAACCAGGTGAAACACTTCTTAAAGAGACAGCACAAACTTCAgttctcctgctcagtgtgatGTTACCACCTGACCTGCACCTGCCACACATCACATACATGTCAAACTCTTCACGTGTGTTCACATGTTCCTCATCAGAGTAACCTCCTCCGTCAGAGGCTGCTTTCATTTCCCAGGCCTAACCTGGTGCCCCGCCCCCTCCCAGGTGTACCAGGTGCTCACCTTGATGTGGAGCTCCGGGTGCTGGTCAAAGTAGTCAAACAGTTTCTGGTAGTTATTGAACTGAGCGTCCCACTCGCTCGACTCCACGTATCGAAAGTCATCGCCAAGAGAAACGAGAAGAACCGGAGAACGAAAGAGTCGAGACTTCTGACGGTACTGGTCCAGTAAGAGGAGAgctctgagaggagagagaccaGTATCAGGGTCacacaaaggtcaaaggtcagagatcTACAAGCCAGCGGGTTGAGTTCACTGCAGATGCTGGTTAGAAACCCGCGTACTGAAACTCCCAACTGTCAGAACCTGTGATTTAGTCCGCTGGTCATCAGAGAACTGGTCTCAACattcagaaaaagaacaagTCAAAACTCTAAGTCACAAAACTCCATTCAAAAACGAGCAGTTTTAAGGATAAACTACATACTGACTGTGGCTAATTGTGTTATTGTTGCTATAACTGGCCCCGCCCTCTGCCTACCGCTCCTGGATGttctgctctgtgattggctgtggcGGTATCCTCCACGGACAGAAGACCCGCCCCCCAGGCAGGCGGTGGAAGTCAAACTGACAACAGACCGCCGGGTTTGGACCACACGTGTGCGGTACGTCGTAGCTGTAGAATGGCATCATGTGGCATGTGATGTCACTGCTGGGGGAGGAGTCTGACACAGGAAGTAGGTGGGGTTAAAGTAACAAAGCAGCTCGTCAAATATTTTCCATAATTTACCCAAAAGTTTTTGAAAGTTTCATCTCTCAGAAAAATTTAAgcaattatttaaaatttacgTCTAAATTTTCCGACAGTTTTTCGTCTAAATCTGAGAACTGATGTTAGCTCTCGTTTTCCCAGAAGTGCCCAGAGTTTCTCCATGTTTTTCATAACTTTTGGTAAATCCTTCATAACTTGTTTCAGTTTCCTTTCCTGTGAATGATCACGGTGAATTATTGTTTTCTACACATTGGTGTTTTCTGTAAACTGCTCCTGAAGTTTCGTGGTTTGTAAATTTGATCTGATTTTATTGTGACAGTTCAAAGTGAATGATTCTTTCTACTCTTAAATCATTTGGACTGAAGtaagattgtgtgtgtattggtgaTGAAACAGGTGGGGCGCTGTGATTGGTCCATCTGAAGGGGTCACTGCCTCACCTGTCCCACCTGCAGCAGTGAGCCAGGACCTGGGCCTGTGGTTAGTGGAGGATCCTGAGTGCTGTCAGTTAGTAAACTGTTATTTTCAACTTTTGTGGAAAACTCAATCAGTTcagttgttgttattattattattattattattattctcattAATGGTGTTAAATCCATTCAAACCTTCATGGTCTCTGTCGCATACACTCACCCCAGTTCTGTCGCCATAGAAACTCAAGTGTCTGTTGCCGGGCGAAGTGTTTCTTGATGGCGTAGTGAACTCGTTGGATGACCATGTTACTGAGCCCCGCCCCCTTCAGCAGGTAGGTCATAGAGGGGGAGTGGCCAAACGGATCCACCGCCCAACCGCTGCTCGGCTTCACGCCTGCtcagaaaacaaagtgtaaaataaaagaagcgTGAAGtggaagtgaaatgaagtgtgaTCGTAAAACACGAACCCAGGTGCTTCTGTATCCACTGGTGACCCTCGATCAGCTGATCCAACAGAGCAAAATAATGCGAGTTCGCTTCGTCCGCCATCACCCAGCCGCCCGTCACCAGCTCCAGCTGCCCCGCCCCCACCAGGCTGAGACGAACAGgaagacgaaaaaaaaaagatcagaactacaaacattcagtgaaatcagaatgaatgaatgaatggatgaacaaatgaatgaatggatgatcatcagagctttaaaaactgtcttcagaaaaaaatgaaaagacaagaaaacattttataaataacaagtttggttttttttattccaaattttcttgtgtttgttttttagcatCATCATCGTTTGTATCACAGCTCGTAGATAACGATTGTGGACTAAacaagctgtttgtgtttgtagatgAAGAATGAAActggaacaaaataaaaaataatgttaatatagaaagaaaatctatttttttctttctgtcgtCTGAGTTTTTCTTCcaggttaaaaaataaaaccaagaaaatatgagaaaaagtaaaagttacCGTTTGAccatctctctcttctgctCGTCGATGTCGTTCCACCACTTAGAGAAATAACTGATTTCTGCCCAAATCATCTTCCTCCTGatgcacaggaaacacaaggCTGTTATTTCTGCTCCTGGTTCCTGATTGGTTCCGACTGAGGATGATGAGATTTACATCCTCAGTCGGAACCAATGAGCTcggagctgagagccacagacacaggaggGAAGTTCACCTGTGGTCCTCGCTCAGTTTGACCACCATGTTGTTGAGGATGTGTTTGGTCTGGTCCTGATAGTAACTGTCAAAGGTCTTCAACcaacctgtaacacacacacacacacacactttcaatgCCTGATTTAAACCCATGTCATTCTGTTGTTGATCCAAACTCCTGTTGCAGTGTAGTATCTGACCAGGGTCATTGTGTGAATGTGGAACCAAAAAAAGCTCCAGCGGCTGCTCGTCCCATTCGTTTCCATGGTAACGGATCTCAAAGCCCTGTTTCCAGGCGCCGCCATTGGGGTTATCAAAGGGCAGGAGGTCGTAAACATCTAGCAGCTAGCAGACGAAGACGCGGGGTTACGATGgactcacagacacaaacaaatgagaaacaAGGCAACAgcatgctaagctaacctgcACGCCATCAGTTCCATCCTTCATCGCTTCAGCCAATTGGCAGCCAGACATGGTGTCAGCCTGGCTGTGGGCGGAGTCTGAGCTCCCGTTGGCTCCCCTGCCTCCTGTTTCCCAGGATGCTTTGCGGTGGACCAGAGAGTCCCGCAGCATAGCAACCAGGCGGTTGTTGTCGCTAAGAAGACGCTCCAGCCTGTCAATCTTCTGCTGGAGGTGGGACAAGTCCTGCAAGGACGTTTAATAATGATGAGAAACTCAACTACAACAAAGAACCCGGAGCCCTTCTGAACTCCTGTGACTCACTTCATCCATCTGTCCAGCAGGTGTGCCCCCGGGCTGCTGTAGCTCCGCCCCTTGCATCAGCTCCAGCATGCGGTACAGCGACATCACTGCCACGCAGAAGACTCCAGCCACCAGCAGAGCCAACACTCGACTCCTCTTCATTACCATGACGACAAAGATTTAACGACAGAGAAACTTTGTGTCGGCGGCAGATTCGATCACTCACCTGtggaacaaacacagatgataAAAAAGGTTTGTTTGAACTCCTCAAACTTCAGACTCTGATCAATACTGGAACAGAAGCTCTGTAAAGCACCTGATGTTTGATTCACTGCAGGAAAACATCAAACTTCACCTCCTGAATAATTAAACAtggaaatgaatgtaaatacagaCGAAGCCTCAGTGAAGCTGAGCTCAGACACGTGACGCTGTGTTTGCataaaactgaacaaacacacggtgtgtgtcagtgtgtgtgacagtgtgtctcacctgtgtgtgtcagtgtgtgtgtcagtgtgtgtgacggtgtgtctcacctgtgtgtgtcagtgtgtgtgtcagtgtgtgtgccgcagcagagagaaaatccCTCAGACTTCTCAGGATGTGAAGCTGAGCTCAGACCTTCGCTCCTGAACTTCCGCGTTGAGCAGGCACGAGCagctctgctgtttctctgtgtcgCGTGCTGTTGTTCACCTGTGCGGTGACGTAGCTGTGTGACTTCAGTTTCCCGggaaaactaaatgaaataataataaataaacgtTTCGCTATATTGGGAAAAATTGTCCCTCCGCAGCGCGAGCTCAGGCTGCCTCTGCGCCTGCTCCCcgctgtttgttttgcttcctgTCTGGTTAAGCTGACTCAGCGCTACGGAGACGTCACTTCCGGCTTGGCGCGGCACCGGCAGGACGCTGGGTTTCTGTCTTCAGAAATGTCCACCAGCTGCCGCGTCCCTGTGGACTGATGATGATCAGTCTGAGgctctgagacagacagacctgTCTTCTGTAAATCCGGGGTCTTTGTGGTCCTCGTCTGGTTTTGGGTTAGGATCAGGGACCGGGGTCAGGGACCGGGGTCAGGCTGATTCTCACACGGTTGCATGAAGCTTTGTCCTGCTATGGTTTTTAATATTGTCCgtcatttaaatataaataaagttcgTTTTAAACAAAGAGCCCCCTCCCACAACACACGCCCCGCCCACCCTCGTGACCAAATCACGTGACTGGTCCGCAATGTGACGTTACATCAGCTGACTGCGGTCACAGGAAAACGCAGATCCTCCGTCGACCTTCTCCTCGGTGCAGTTCTCGGGTTTCTGCTCCGTTTCAGCGCCGCCGTCCGCAGCTTCTCTCCCCCATCATGGCGAGTCAGTCCCAGGgaatccagcagctgctgcaggccgAGAAGAGAGCGGCCGAGAAGGTGGCAGAAGCCCGCAAACGTGAGTAGGACAAACGGCCTGCGAGCCCGCAGCGGCCCGTTAGCCCGTTAGCAGCTTACAGCGGCTGTTAACGGTGAAAATCCCGGTGTGTCCGTGAGTGATGGGTGTGAGACGCGGTGTGTCCGGTCGCTCCTGAACTGAACAGGGAAATCACAGATTATTCAGATTCTCTGCTCCGTCTTTCACATGGACTCAGATCCGGATCAGACCGAAGACGGTGTCAGGGtcactgacttcctgttttcagttCGGCTCACAGACAGCTGCTGCCTGTCGCCGGATACATGTAGATTACAGACATACAGACCGGAAGGACCAAACTGTAGCAGCAGAAACGCATCTGTTCCTGTCCGCAGCTG is a window of Toxotes jaculatrix isolate fToxJac2 chromosome 16, fToxJac2.pri, whole genome shotgun sequence DNA encoding:
- the man2a1 gene encoding alpha-mannosidase 2 isoform X1; amino-acid sequence: MVMKRSRVLALLVAGVFCVAVMSLYRMLELMQGAELQQPGGTPAGQMDEDLSHLQQKIDRLERLLSDNNRLVAMLRDSLVHRKASWETGGRGANGSSDSAHSQADTMSGCQLAEAMKDGTDGVQLLDVYDLLPFDNPNGGAWKQGFEIRYHGNEWDEQPLELFLVPHSHNDPGWLKTFDSYYQDQTKHILNNMVVKLSEDHRRKMIWAEISYFSKWWNDIDEQKREMVKRLVGAGQLELVTGGWVMADEANSHYFALLDQLIEGHQWIQKHLGVKPSSGWAVDPFGHSPSMTYLLKGAGLSNMVIQRVHYAIKKHFARQQTLEFLWRQNWDSSPSSDITCHMMPFYSYDVPHTCGPNPAVCCQFDFHRLPGGRVFCPWRIPPQPITEQNIQERALLLLDQYRQKSRLFRSPVLLVSLGDDFRYVESSEWDAQFNNYQKLFDYFDQHPELHIKARFGTLSDYFQALHRRLNAAGTTLPTLRGDFFTYADRDDHYWSGYFTSRPFYKRLDRTLEATLRATEILFSLTLAEMRRFRGDSHPVAGFPSHEHFKRLTAGRRNLALFQHHDAVTGTARDPVVVDYGTRLFHSILNLRQVLQSSAHWLLLQDKSQYHHDQSAPFLHMDDVIPAQDALPQKMSLVLSDEPRSLIIFNPTEQLQTSVISIVVDSPDARVVDAETGRPTAVQISAVWAEPTRASTEAFQLSFVAELPPLSLVVYHVTKAPAGSTHRARYTFHRRGNQPTVHTKHFQVSQPQGPETDAPLSLSNRHVQIWSSSETGLLQRLRLQSSLARQVQVQFLWYGTRTGVNQDKSGAYLFLPEEEGAQPYSSSEAPLVRVSRGPIFSDITSCFRHFTHTVRLYHLDGHAGRSLEISNMVDVRSEVNRELVMRLVTDVANGNRFYSDLNGFQMQQRRTLAKLPLQANFYPMSSSSFLQDSTSRLSLLSAQSQAVASLRPGELEVVLDRRLQQDDNRGLGQGVTDNKLTGSLFHLLLEDRSGVAQEVGGASVENLSLLAHLTSLSLCHPPVTMVAPSDSRLPKLRPFHPLRSSLPCDIHLLNLRTLEDAQEAESPSQEVALLLHRKGFDCSSAPEPLPPCTWSAHEEVNLDDLFSPLQFRSVRQSGLTLLREDDEPESARQQQLPHITRLRPMEINAYRVEID
- the man2a1 gene encoding alpha-mannosidase 2 isoform X2; this encodes MVVKLSEDHRRKMIWAEISYFSKWWNDIDEQKREMVKRLVGAGQLELVTGGWVMADEANSHYFALLDQLIEGHQWIQKHLGVKPSSGWAVDPFGHSPSMTYLLKGAGLSNMVIQRVHYAIKKHFARQQTLEFLWRQNWDSSPSSDITCHMMPFYSYDVPHTCGPNPAVCCQFDFHRLPGGRVFCPWRIPPQPITEQNIQERALLLLDQYRQKSRLFRSPVLLVSLGDDFRYVESSEWDAQFNNYQKLFDYFDQHPELHIKARFGTLSDYFQALHRRLNAAGTTLPTLRGDFFTYADRDDHYWSGYFTSRPFYKRLDRTLEATLRATEILFSLTLAEMRRFRGDSHPVAGFPSHEHFKRLTAGRRNLALFQHHDAVTGTARDPVVVDYGTRLFHSILNLRQVLQSSAHWLLLQDKSQYHHDQSAPFLHMDDVIPAQDALPQKMSLVLSDEPRSLIIFNPTEQLQTSVISIVVDSPDARVVDAETGRPTAVQISAVWAEPTRASTEAFQLSFVAELPPLSLVVYHVTKAPAGSTHRARYTFHRRGNQPTVHTKHFQVSQPQGPETDAPLSLSNRHVQIWSSSETGLLQRLRLQSSLARQVQVQFLWYGTRTGVNQDKSGAYLFLPEEEGAQPYSSSEAPLVRVSRGPIFSDITSCFRHFTHTVRLYHLDGHAGRSLEISNMVDVRSEVNRELVMRLVTDVANGNRFYSDLNGFQMQQRRTLAKLPLQANFYPMSSSSFLQDSTSRLSLLSAQSQAVASLRPGELEVVLDRRLQQDDNRGLGQGVTDNKLTGSLFHLLLEDRSGVAQEVGGASVENLSLLAHLTSLSLCHPPVTMVAPSDSRLPKLRPFHPLRSSLPCDIHLLNLRTLEDAQEAESPSQEVALLLHRKGFDCSSAPEPLPPCTWSAHEEVNLDDLFSPLQFRSVRQSGLTLLREDDEPESARQQQLPHITRLRPMEINAYRVEID